In Salvelinus namaycush isolate Seneca chromosome 36, SaNama_1.0, whole genome shotgun sequence, one DNA window encodes the following:
- the LOC120030555 gene encoding zinc finger protein 2-like: MLTSPTMSSLSYSSPDKEEGVCLTEKDGIWLNIVVKEEKEEEDVTVKKEEGEAVTVKQEEETFRVKEEDVTVKEEEEEKEEDSVFGVKTEGERTVTSEETGDRIYTRERPDCHSDSEKSPSGEPDPETPKSAGRYHCSQCGKSFTLLWNLKIHKRIHSGEKPYHCSQCGMTFTWLGSLKTHERAHTGEKPFQCSHCGKSFTQLGDLNRHERTHREEKPYQCSQCGKGFRWLVSLKTHERIHTGEKPYHCSHCEKSFRGSVSLKQHERVHTGEKPYHCSHCEKSFRWLGTLKLHERTHTGEKPYQCSLCGKSFTKLWGLSRHKRTHTGGDSTYHCSLCGKRFTQLVALKEHEIIHTNTQEEKTYHCSQCGKTFSQSEDLKSHERIERLCSDLCF, encoded by the exons ATGCTAACATcaccgaccatgagttcactaagctactcctCCCCTGATAAAGAAGAGGGTGTCTGCTTGACGGAGAAAGACGGTATTTGGTTGAACATTGTCGTaaaagaggagaaagaagaggaggatgtcacagtaaaaaaaGAAGAGGGTGAAGCTGTTACAGTGAAACAAGAGGAAGAaacgttcagagtgaaagaggaggatgttaccgtgaaagaagaggaggaagagaaagaggaggattcagtttttggagtgaagacggagggagagagaactgTCACATCGGAAGAGACAGGAGATCGGATTTACACCA GAGAGAGGCCAGACTGTCACTCTGACAGCGAAAAGAGTCCTTcgggggaaccagacccagagacgcccaaaTCAGCAGGAAgataccactgctcccagtgtggaaagagttttactctgCTATGGAACCTGAAAATACATAAGAGAATACACTCCGGAGAGAAGCCataccactgctcccaatgtggaatgaCTTTTACCTGGTTAGGTAGTCTGAAAACGCACGAGAGggcacacacaggagaaaaacctttccaatgttcccactgtggaaagagttttacccagttaggggaCCTGAATAGGCACGAGAGGACGCATAGAGAAGAGAAGCcctaccaatgctcccagtgtggaaaaggttttaggtggttagtgagcctgaaaacacatgagagaatacatacaggagaaaagccttaccactgttcccactgtgaaaagagttttagggGGTCAGTGAGCCTGAAACAGCATGagagagtacacacaggagagaaaccttaccactgttcccactgtgaaaagagttttaggtggttagggacCTTGAAATTGCATGAGAGGAcccacacaggagaaaagccataccaatgctccctgtgtggaaagagttttaccaagTTATGGGGCCTGAGTAGGCATAAGAGGACACATACAGGAGGGGATAGCACCTACCACTGCTCcttgtgtggaaagagatttacccAGTTAGTGGCCTTGAAAGAGCatgaaataatacatacaaatacacaggaggagaagacataccactgtTCTCaatgtggaaagacattttcccagtcagaggacctgaaatcacatgagagaatagagaggttGTGTTCTGACTTATGTTTTTGA